Proteins co-encoded in one Zymomonas mobilis subsp. mobilis ATCC 10988 genomic window:
- the hisD gene encoding histidinol dehydrogenase, with amino-acid sequence MLLKLDSRKADFQADFTRLVDERRESEGDVSRDVSAIIADVKKRGDVAIAELTQKFDRHDLNKGGWQLTQEEIKKACDSLPSELMDALKLAATRIRYCHENQLPESSEMTDAAGVRMGVRWQAVEAAGLYVPGGRAAYCSSVLMNAVPAKVAGVKRLVMVTPTPDGFVNPAVIAAAVISEVDEIWKIGGAQAVAALALGTEKIKPVDVVVGPGNAWVAEAKRQLYGQVGIDMVAGPSEIVVVADKDNDPEWLAADLLSQAEHDPTSQSILISDSEDLIEKTIEAVGRRLEKLETQKVARESWDKHGATILVQSLDEAPALVDRLAPEHLELAVADPDALFANVHHSGSVFLGRYTPEAIGDYVGGPNHVLPTGRRARFSSGLSVIDFMKRTTYLNCSQEALSKIGPAAVTLAKAEGLPAHAESVISRLNK; translated from the coding sequence ATGTTGCTTAAATTAGATAGCCGTAAGGCTGATTTCCAAGCTGATTTTACTCGGTTAGTTGATGAAAGACGGGAAAGCGAAGGCGATGTTTCCCGTGATGTCTCGGCCATTATTGCCGATGTCAAAAAACGGGGTGACGTTGCTATTGCCGAATTGACCCAGAAATTCGATCGTCATGATCTGAATAAGGGTGGATGGCAGCTGACCCAAGAAGAAATCAAGAAGGCTTGTGATTCCCTGCCTTCGGAATTGATGGACGCTTTAAAACTGGCTGCGACCCGTATTCGTTACTGCCACGAAAACCAGCTGCCTGAAAGCAGCGAGATGACCGATGCCGCTGGCGTTCGTATGGGTGTTCGTTGGCAGGCCGTTGAAGCCGCCGGTCTTTATGTTCCGGGTGGACGTGCCGCTTATTGTTCTTCTGTTTTGATGAATGCCGTGCCAGCAAAGGTCGCTGGTGTGAAGCGTCTGGTTATGGTGACCCCAACTCCAGATGGCTTTGTCAATCCAGCCGTGATTGCCGCTGCTGTGATTTCCGAAGTCGATGAAATCTGGAAAATTGGTGGCGCACAGGCTGTCGCGGCTTTGGCCTTGGGAACTGAAAAGATCAAACCGGTTGATGTCGTTGTCGGCCCCGGTAACGCTTGGGTGGCTGAAGCTAAGCGTCAGCTTTACGGTCAGGTCGGCATTGATATGGTGGCAGGCCCGTCTGAAATCGTGGTGGTTGCCGATAAGGACAACGATCCCGAATGGTTGGCGGCCGATCTTTTAAGTCAGGCTGAACATGACCCGACCAGCCAGTCAATTTTGATTTCTGATTCCGAAGATTTGATCGAAAAAACGATCGAAGCCGTTGGAAGAAGACTGGAAAAACTGGAAACCCAAAAGGTTGCCCGCGAAAGCTGGGACAAACACGGCGCCACTATTTTGGTGCAGTCTTTGGACGAAGCCCCTGCTTTGGTTGACCGTCTGGCACCGGAACATCTTGAATTGGCGGTGGCCGATCCTGATGCTTTATTTGCCAATGTGCACCACTCTGGTTCGGTCTTCCTTGGCCGTTATACGCCGGAAGCCATCGGCGATTATGTTGGTGGCCCGAACCATGTTTTGCCAACCGGTCGTCGTGCGCGCTTCTCTTCTGGATTGTCGGTTATCGACTTTATGAAGCGCACCACTTATCTTAATTGCTCGCAAGAGGCTTTAAGTAAGATTGGCCCTGCGGCCGTGACTTTGGCAAAGGCTGAAGGCCTGCCTGCTCACGCTGAATCTGTGATATCAAGGCTTAATAAATAA